A region of Drosophila suzukii chromosome 2L, CBGP_Dsuzu_IsoJpt1.0, whole genome shotgun sequence DNA encodes the following proteins:
- the yuri gene encoding ELKS/Rab6-interacting/CAST family member 1 isoform X4 → MSSRGTGFVLNAQSMGLNISRPPSPSPPPASSRCQESQQSNASQLDVLTGEGSSLEASTQSQCNSSTESISTDYYRCLLQKLPDANDDGKMNFELNNIFLKRLEEIDSLDGQGGDAMYTSQLRLVTYQEWVDFLLHVNHVILGNMSDLEEEAYGKIMDCFQSAQGEQQQALEVNRKLQKDICKLIKLVQTAHHRGIWDLKGLSLETMTVKELMGVGEDEPLPESESEKMAECMKSLVSEMAAKHDELCHLKSQISALDEVIITARQKLLLKDQCIAQLHQQLQEITECFATMSEHTKGVGHSTNVNSTGDLEHDQAKAEEFASDTLTADRTNNMLENLTMQDSQESEMLRMLNRELNELFDLHHKQDYQAMECSRKRLSCFFEKLTSERDDTVKKLESIRSHLRILQSDIDQSWLNSVNPRTGPGDPDTQMLEALRRRMHNLSQSNRELHGKYQRLDTESKIKISELQARIESESGFSQRNSDILKEIAEMICKLGSVEFSYNEIYEESSTENPFCAAIMEIIEQRSEQEQKQMACNEHLACQIQGLQNNLKDRDNQIDQLQSMIRSYSDFSENNRLKGEIHELKQKNCDLSRQVREMATLLNNREEQRVELCTKHGHLVTSFENQCQELKATNRRVQSLQSKLDQLEQLQDELRTERKMLREEVIALKEKEAVSAGRERALQDQQKNFHLEVEKQRQTISELHAQLRLEEARFHESQRQMDEVMKSVRQDMRASEAKHQQVVTRLNRHLLSFR, encoded by the exons ATGAGCTCGCGAGGAACTGGTTTCGTCCTGAACGCCCAGTCCATGGGCCTAAATATCTCGAGACCGCCATCACCATCACCGCCACCGGCCAGTTCCAGGTGTCAGGAATCGCAGCAGAGCAATGCCTCCCAGCTGGATGTCCTGACGGGGGAGGGATCCTCCCTGGAGGCCTCGACCCAGTCCCAGTGCAATTCCAGCACGGAGTCCATATCCACCGATTATTATCGCTGCCTGCTCCAAAAGCTGCCGGACGCCAACGACGACGGCAAGATGAACTTCGAGCTGAACAACATATTCCTCAAGCGGCTGGAAGAGATTGACAGCCTGGACGGCCAGGGAGGTGATGCAATG TACACCTCGCAGCTGCGTCTGGTCACTTATCAGGAGTGGGTGGACTTCCTGCTCCACGTGAACCACGTGATCCTGGGCAACATGTCGGATCTGGAGGAGGAGGCCTACGGCAAGATCATGGACTGCTTTCAGTCGGCCCAAGGAGAGCAGCAACAGGCGCTGGAGGTGAATCGCAAGCTGCAGAAGGACATTTGCAAGCTCATAAAACTTGTGCAGACTGCCCACCATCGCGGCATTTGGGACCTGAAAGGCCTGTCCCTGGAGACCATGACCGTGAAGGAACTGATGGGCGTGGGAGAGGATGAGCCCCTGCCGGAAAGCGAGAGCGAGAAG ATGGCCGAGTGCATGAAGTCTCTGGTCAGCGAGATGGCCGCCAAGCACGACGAGCTCTGCCACCTGAAGTCCCAGATCAGCGCCCTGGATGAAGTGATCATCACGGCCAGGCAGAAGCTGCTCCTCAAGGATCAGTGCATAGCCCAGCTTCATCAGCAG CTGCAAGAGATCACTGAGTGCTTTGCCACCATGTCAGAGCATACGAAAGGCGTGGGTCACTCTACCAATGTAAACTCCACCGGGGATTTGGAACACGATCAGGCGAAGGCGGAGGAGTTCGCCAGCGATACGCTGACCGCTGATCGCACAAACAACATGCTTGAGAATCTCACGATGCAGGACTCCCAGGAGAGCGAGATGCTCCGGATGCTGAACAGGGAGCTCAACGAGCTCTTCGATTTGCACCACAAACAGGACTACCAGGCCATGGAGTGCAGCCGGAAACGTCTGTCGTGCTTCTTCGAAAAGTTG ACATCCGAGCGTGATGATACCGTGAAGAAACTAGAGAGCATTCGTAGTCATCTAAGGATCCTTCAATCGGACATAGACCAATCCTGGCTAAACTCAGTTAATCCACGGACAGGTCCCGGTGATCCTGACACCCAGATGCTGGAAGCCCTACGAAGGCGGATGCACAACCTTAGCCAAAGTAACAGGGAATTGCACGGGAAGTACCAGCGCCTGGATACCGAGTCAAAAA TCAAAATTTCAGAGCTGCAGGCCAGAATTGAATCGGAAAGCGGCTTCAGTCAGAGGAATAGCGATATCCTAAAGGAGATCGCCGAAATGATTTGCAAACTG GGTTCTGTGGAATTCTCCTACAACGAAATCTACGAGGAATCCTCGACGGAAAATCCCTTCTGTGCGGCCATCATGGAAATAATCGAGCAGAGATCCGAGCAGGAGCAGAAACAAATGGCATGT AACGAACACCTCGCCTGCCAAATCCAAGGACTGCAGAACAATCTAAAGGATCGAGATAATCAGATCGACCAGCTGCAGTCCATGATCAGGAGCTACTCCGACTTCAGCGAAAACAACCGACTTAAAGGAGAGATACACGAACTCAAACAGAAGAATT GTGACCTGTCTCGCCAGGTGCGGGAAATGGCTACTTTGCTGAACAACCGAGAAGAACAACGCGTGGAGCTGTGCACCAAACACGGGCACTTGGTGACAAGCTTCGAGAATCAGTGCCAGGAGCTTAAGGCAACCAATAGAAGAGTGCAGAGCCTGCAGTCAAAACTGGATCAGCTGGAGCAGCTGCAGGATGAGTTGAGGACAGAG CGCAAAATGCTGCGGGAGGAGGTGATCGCCCTGAAGGAGAAGGAAGCCGTATCAGCGGGACGTGAGCGGGCACTTCAAGACCAACAGAAAAATTTCCATCTGGAGGTGGAGAAGCAGCGCCAAACAATTAGCGAATTACATGCACAACTGCGCTTAGAGGAAGCCCGGTTCCATGAAAGTCAACGGCAGATGGATGAGGTCATGAAGTCTGTGAGGCAGGACATGCGCGCCTCAGAGGCCAAGCACCAGCAAGTAGTGACCCGTCTGAA CCGCCATCTTCTCTCCTTCCGCTAG
- the yuri gene encoding uncharacterized protein yuri isoform X5 translates to MSSRGTGFVLNAQSMGLNISRPPSPSPPPASSRCQESQQSNASQLDVLTGEGSSLEASTQSQCNSSTESISTDYYRCLLQKLPDANDDGKMNFELNNIFLKRLEEIDSLDGQGGDAMYTSQLRLVTYQEWVDFLLHVNHVILGNMSDLEEEAYGKIMDCFQSAQGEQQQALEVNRKLQKDICKLIKLVQTAHHRGIWDLKGLSLETMTVKELMGVGEDEPLPESESEKMAECMKSLVSEMAAKHDELCHLKSQISALDEVIITARQKLLLKDQCIAQLHQQLQEITECFATMSEHTKGVGHSTNVNSTGDLEHDQAKAEEFASDTLTADRTNNMLENLTMQDSQESEMLRMLNRELNELFDLHHKQDYQAMECSRKRLSCFFEKLTSERDDTVKKLESIRSHLRILQSDIDQSWLNSVNPRTGPGDPDTQMLEALRRRMHNLSQSNRELHGKYQRLDTESKIKISELQARIESESGFSQRNSDILKEIAEMICKLGSVEFSYNEIYEESSTENPFCAAIMEIIEQRSEQEQKQMACKSDTKTPSQINTREPSKATKIPTATAKQKSATKPSTKPTTTKTITTKTTTKSRTPK, encoded by the exons ATGAGCTCGCGAGGAACTGGTTTCGTCCTGAACGCCCAGTCCATGGGCCTAAATATCTCGAGACCGCCATCACCATCACCGCCACCGGCCAGTTCCAGGTGTCAGGAATCGCAGCAGAGCAATGCCTCCCAGCTGGATGTCCTGACGGGGGAGGGATCCTCCCTGGAGGCCTCGACCCAGTCCCAGTGCAATTCCAGCACGGAGTCCATATCCACCGATTATTATCGCTGCCTGCTCCAAAAGCTGCCGGACGCCAACGACGACGGCAAGATGAACTTCGAGCTGAACAACATATTCCTCAAGCGGCTGGAAGAGATTGACAGCCTGGACGGCCAGGGAGGTGATGCAATG TACACCTCGCAGCTGCGTCTGGTCACTTATCAGGAGTGGGTGGACTTCCTGCTCCACGTGAACCACGTGATCCTGGGCAACATGTCGGATCTGGAGGAGGAGGCCTACGGCAAGATCATGGACTGCTTTCAGTCGGCCCAAGGAGAGCAGCAACAGGCGCTGGAGGTGAATCGCAAGCTGCAGAAGGACATTTGCAAGCTCATAAAACTTGTGCAGACTGCCCACCATCGCGGCATTTGGGACCTGAAAGGCCTGTCCCTGGAGACCATGACCGTGAAGGAACTGATGGGCGTGGGAGAGGATGAGCCCCTGCCGGAAAGCGAGAGCGAGAAG ATGGCCGAGTGCATGAAGTCTCTGGTCAGCGAGATGGCCGCCAAGCACGACGAGCTCTGCCACCTGAAGTCCCAGATCAGCGCCCTGGATGAAGTGATCATCACGGCCAGGCAGAAGCTGCTCCTCAAGGATCAGTGCATAGCCCAGCTTCATCAGCAG CTGCAAGAGATCACTGAGTGCTTTGCCACCATGTCAGAGCATACGAAAGGCGTGGGTCACTCTACCAATGTAAACTCCACCGGGGATTTGGAACACGATCAGGCGAAGGCGGAGGAGTTCGCCAGCGATACGCTGACCGCTGATCGCACAAACAACATGCTTGAGAATCTCACGATGCAGGACTCCCAGGAGAGCGAGATGCTCCGGATGCTGAACAGGGAGCTCAACGAGCTCTTCGATTTGCACCACAAACAGGACTACCAGGCCATGGAGTGCAGCCGGAAACGTCTGTCGTGCTTCTTCGAAAAGTTG ACATCCGAGCGTGATGATACCGTGAAGAAACTAGAGAGCATTCGTAGTCATCTAAGGATCCTTCAATCGGACATAGACCAATCCTGGCTAAACTCAGTTAATCCACGGACAGGTCCCGGTGATCCTGACACCCAGATGCTGGAAGCCCTACGAAGGCGGATGCACAACCTTAGCCAAAGTAACAGGGAATTGCACGGGAAGTACCAGCGCCTGGATACCGAGTCAAAAA TCAAAATTTCAGAGCTGCAGGCCAGAATTGAATCGGAAAGCGGCTTCAGTCAGAGGAATAGCGATATCCTAAAGGAGATCGCCGAAATGATTTGCAAACTG GGTTCTGTGGAATTCTCCTACAACGAAATCTACGAGGAATCCTCGACGGAAAATCCCTTCTGTGCGGCCATCATGGAAATAATCGAGCAGAGATCCGAGCAGGAGCAGAAACAAATGGCATGT AAAAGCGATACGAAAACACCTTCCCAAATAAACACAAGGGAGCCCAGCAAAGCCACCAAAATCCCCACAGCCACGGCAAAACAAAAGTCAGCCACTAAACCTTCAACTAAGCCAACGACAACTAAAACTATAACAACGAAAACAACGACAAAATCGAGGACCCCCAAGTAA